Within Vespula vulgaris chromosome 23, iyVesVulg1.1, whole genome shotgun sequence, the genomic segment AGACGAAGAATTACTGATGATTTTTCAGGTAAATGGTATTACAACTCAGGGTGAAAATATTGCTGATAATGGTGGAATACGAGAAGCTTATAGAGCCTATCAAAGATTGAAAGCTCGTAACTCGCACCAGCAAGCTTTGCCTGGTCTTTCAGAATATACTCACGAACAATTGTTCTTCTTAGGCTTTGCAcaagtaaatatttcattacaattgatcttattttataacaataacctttttaaatacatatttatttccaGTTATTTATGACAAAAAATGTAGCTACTGCACTAATCATTCTTTGTAAAATATCATAGATCGTTTTTTACTAAATCATTAATACACGCAGAATATGTTTCTTAagttattgaaattaataacatatCTTTCTCCAGGTTTGGTGTGGAAATTATACAAATGGAGCATTAAAATCTAAACTTATAGAAGGTGTCCATGCACCAAATCATTATAGAGTAATTGGGACATTGTCTAATAATGCAGAATTCGCGAATGCCTGGAAGTGTTCAACTAATAGTCGTATGAATCCAGAACACAAGTGTATCTTGTGGTAAATTTTTGCTGTTTGACTCAATCCAAGATATATTTGTACAATTGTGACAGAatgcatgaaaaaaaaaagcataaaactgtcatatttaatttaagatttatatttatatagactGATAGAAGCTagtgaataatttattattactcttaCATTGTGTATTCTGAACGTCATTTTACGAACTGTAAATATCATTCAAAAAATAAGTACTTTCTCAagttgtctttttctttttatttgatattataaaatgtccctcttctatcgttttcatttttttattaaatttgttattattttcctcTACTTTAACTAATtctattttcctcttcttctgaATCTTATTACCAGATtccgtatttttctttatagtcttttttatttttttggaaGTCATCTGAGTAATATCTTGCACTatgtcgttcttttttcttttcttaatgtgtaaatttttctttttcttattattattatccctATCTTCGATTaagcttttcttctttggtgAAGGAGAAGTATCTTTTTCTACAGATTCAATACTTCTTTTATTCcacatgttatttttattacatcgtttgtctgtatttaattttactttcttgCCTGGAGGATTGTCTTCTTCTATCCATTCTGCTCTTCTCGAATTACTCTTTGACTTAGCAATTGGTTTTATGTCAGAGTTATCAACAGACGTCACTTCCCAATCATCGTCACAATTTTCTTCTACAATAACTTCTTGTTGTAATCGGAACATACTTTTGCTTTTTACTTTCTGTTCAACCTTTGataggatttcttttttatgaactGTATTTTTATATGGCATTGCAAGTGTAAGGCAAGTAATTCTTGCACCACAATTAATACTCTGCAACATATCTATCTTATGTCTAGTAAACCTCCAAAGCTTAATTTCACCAGAACTGGAAGCTGTTACCAATAAATCATCTTTGTGTGCcatacatttaattctaatatcATGTGCCAATGTATTTAATGTATGTACAGATCTATCAAgatcataaaatttaatttgaccATTTTCTAAGCCAACAGCAATCAAGTCATCTCTTAAAAATTCTACACACACGATTTTGGAATCAAATTGTACTTCATCATCAATACCTGCCAATTCTACtgaatatatatcaattttttgatttactgctaaaagatatttttctccaTTTGGACTCCACTTTAAGACTGTGATGTTCTTAGCATCCAGTTTTAAACGTGGTACCAAATTTGTAGCATATGCTTGTCGTCCTTTAACTAAGTTCCATGTTCTAAGAATACCATCAGCTCCTGTAGATAAAGCTAATTTTCCTGTTGGATGTATAGCTATAGTATGAACAGATAAACCTTTATGTGGCTTTTGCCAATGTTTCTCAATTTGCCAATTACCACATCCAATAGCAGCTATTGTCCCATCGTTACTACATGAAAACAAATGTGACGCTTCTGGTGTAAAAGTTATATGATTAACAGTATCTacaaacagaaaataataaaaaaaattaataaaacaatatttaaaaaaataggaaatattattaaatacaattatttaccATTATGATGCATTAATCTACCAGATTCTATTCTATTACGCAAATCATACAAATAGATTGAGTCATCTGCACCTGCAGAtgctaaataatatttattgctaGCAACACTTCTTATACTTGCCAGATGGCTATGTGTGACAAAACTTTTCTCAAGTTTATATtcctaaaataatattttaaaactgtataattaattatattaaagtaCAGAGAGTATGAAATGTACAAAGTACTAtgtttttatcgtatttaatattagtataaataaaagattacgcatattatttcacatataccttagtaataatattatataaatataaacaaaatatgatttcaaaatattcCGGTTAACCGGTTATGATAACAATACCCATAACCTATAAGCATTCTTAGAAAAGTTTATTACTTACATTTACGATATTAGAGACCTTGTAGCCGACCAAATACTGCTCGTAAGTACCCACAACAATTTCAAAAGGATCGGACGTGTTTAAATCTAGTTGCATGACGACTGTCTTAGagatacaatttatttaaactCAGCGACTTTGTCTACACACGCGAACACAACGAAGCGACCAGACCGACTAACATTGACTCTCGTAGTAAAGTGAGGCCTCCCCACCACTCCAAAATCCATAAACGCTATTGGTTTCCGACAACCAATGAGCGTGTATCGTCGTGTATTAATCAACTCCGTACTTCAAAACATCCCGaatttttctacaaaattaataaatttatattctttagtttattaattattttagtattACTAATTAGTTTTTTGTCATgcttataaagatatatttattttttattgaaataaatattaataaaaggtTATACTTATTATAGGTATACTTATTttagattatatttatgttatttaaatttgcataaaagttttcttttgactttatttaataatttttccaaaaaCTGATTGTTCACACAAAAATTACTTGAAAACTTAATTACTTATTCTGCAATACATATACAGAATTTTGGCAATGTATTCATTTGCATGTATTCATTCAATATGGAAGGAGTCCATAATGCGTACATACATTGACATTATTTCCGAACTTTGTTAAACAAAATACGCTGCAAGTTGAGCCATTTTATCCTTTGGAGGACGTGGTTTACCACGACTACGGCCTTTGGCATGCCCACGTCCACGAGTAGCGACTGGCTTTGACGCTACTGCTCTATGTTTTTCAACAAGCGCTCTAAATGCCGGCGTACAGAAAATACACCCAGATGTTTCAGTTGCTTCATCGGGTAATTTACTTTTATCCTGAAATCGAACAATTATATCAGCGACgttgaaaatgttttaatgtAAGAAacagattattaattatcaccTGTTTATATTCTACATTTATCAACTGTGCTCCGCAATCACATACATCAGAATCTACTGTTATTTTGTGAGCATTTTCAAACAAATGAATAATAACATCACAACGATTACACCCAACTTTCCATTTAGGTGCTGCTGAAGGATCCAGAACAAGAATTCCTGTATCACATTCTAAACAACTGGATACTCCATTAGAATTTAAACCATGAGGACATGTTGGATGTGTACATAAATTACATCCACTCATTCCTTTCTTCATATCTCTGAAAGTTTCggatataacatttatatttttattaaacattatatcGTGTGTaatgcatatattatatatgtgtactatttgtcaaattaaaatttatattttatatatatttacctaaAAGGTGGATTATTATAGCAATATGGACAAAATGTATAACTCTTGCCTCTTGCTCCAGTTGACCAAGATAATAATTCAAAGTCATCTAGAGGACactttaattctttataaatacgaatatttccattttgaGGTAGATTATACGTTTCATTACAGTGTGCACAATGCATTCTTGATGGTTTAGTTTGTATATACTTCATATAACGTCGACATTTACCACacctatataatttaatgtaatataacaaatttccAATGttaaattgaacaaaaaagaatttactttATACCTTGAATGTGCTTTACCAGAAGCTGAAAGgggagaaaaggaaacttCAAATAACTGATCTATGGCTTCTATACTTTctacaaaataatgaaacttCTGTCTAAAAATTTCTACAGTATGTTGTAAAACAGCATGAAAATCTGCACGACCCTGTGCTATTAAATTCAGTTGTTCTTCTACTGCCGACCTCATAGTTGGTAAAACTAATTCTGGATCTATCTGAATGCAcaaatcattataataaatataaatataataaatatgttgtatatatttcatcatacaatgatatataatattaagaagTACCTTTTGATACCCATGAACTAAAACTATACCTAATGAAGTAGGTACTAGTTTTCTTCCTGCTGCAATAGTAACATAATTTCgcatacaaatattatttatgtgtaCTGGAATAGAGGCATCTGTTCCAATACCATGCTTTTCCATAAGAGATATCAATTCTGCTTCTGTTAAATAATCTGGCGGTTGAGTGTAACATTCAACTAATTTGGCCTGTAAATAATAAGacaattcttttataatattacaaaaaatataaaaataaaatttaatagataatataatcaaCCTCCTGAATATCAACTTTCTCTCCAAATGAAATCTTTGGGAGTGTATCATTGGTTCCAAGTGATTGCCAAGTAAGAATACTAGTATATCCAGGATCTAGTAATGTACGCCCAGTTGCAGTAAATATTTCCATTCCTATTTCAAATTTGATTACTGTgcttaaatatttacaatctcGTGCCACCTAatgtttgaaattaattatgtaaataattatacacgaatatgcacaattttttttacagtttCAACAGAGTTTTTACTTACAGTTGCAATAAAATGTCGCgtaatataatcatataatctCCATGCATCACCATCTAGTTCATTTCTTGTAGCATGTTTCATAGGAGTAATAGGTGGATGATCTCCAACATCTGTACCTTTTCTTGGAGTATTGATTCctctttctaatattttttgtacttGCTCTCCCCATTCTGGATTATTTTGTTGTTGCTTTAATACTGCCCTAAGAATAAGATtcttaagtaaataaaagtaagaatttattgtattatataattctatacaaacgtttaaaattttttaaatataatattaactaaTATACTCTTTTATCCTACTTAcattaaatcgaaattatcAGGATACGACGTTGTTTCTGTTCTGGGATAACTAATATATCCCTGAGTATATAAACGTTCTGCTATTTGCATAGCATGATGAGGTCCCATTCCCAAACCAGAGCTGGCTATTCTCATCAATTCTATTGTATTTAAAGCTATAGGACgtggttttgttttttctgtaCTTTGCACACTTACTACactgaatataatataacaaaatatttatatactatatactgtatatatgtcataaatttataaaatactcaCGTTGCATGCATATACTCTTTAACATAATTTAAGAACATGATTGCCACTTCTTTATCAAAAGATCTTACACGATTCCAAGTTAATGTAATATCTTGTCCATCTGGTGATTTGATTGTAAGCTaccaaatatttaaattcatataGAAATTGTTATtctcgttatatttttatttactataacaaaaaaaaaattacctgGAGGACCCAATATGGATCAGGCTTAAAAGTCTGAATTTCATCATGCCTTTGTACACAAAATCCCAAAGTTGGTGTTTGACATGGACCATAAGAAATAAGTGACACATCTAAGTCACCATATTTTccctaaaataattaaataattatataataatataattttttaatagagattaaaaaaatatcaggaATATCAAAGAGTTATACttgaaagaattttgtttGAAATCTGGTAAATGCACAACCAATCCGTAGATCAAGCTCTTGACGTGCATCTACACTTTTGGCTTCATTCTCATTAGGTTTAACAAGATTAGCAAAagcattttttatatctttctcagTAATTGCAGAAAATCTAGCACGCCAAATGtcctataaaattttttaatataattaacttaaaaaaaacaatgtatgtataaaaaaaattaataatatcactaGATTACATTTGGAGTTAATTTTCTAGATGATCCTTGTTGAACAGCATGGATTACttcaaaacaaatattttcaccTTCTTTATCACAATCTAAccataatattaaataatcacaATGTGCACCTTCCTTTGCAAGAAAATATGGAATTTTTAGTTTCGGTGCTGCTTCCTTCTTTTCTGTAGGACATGAGAATAATTCTACCTAAAAGATTGGTATTGTCTATAAAATGAttccaatatatataatgtaatacatTTATACTATACATCAAAAACACACAGGATCAACTTTATcccaattattatatttgccAATAAAGTCTAAGGTCATAACATGTCCACAAACAGATGTCATTTTGAAGTTTACTGTTTCTGATCGAAACTGTCCTATCCATTCATATATTGAACATGATCCATTGAGAgctaaataaatacaattataaaatatataatatatataaatataaattatataaaataaaaacaaatgtaaaGATTATAGTaaagaaatatctaattaCTTTTTGTAGATGCACATCGACCATTACTAAGAATATTAGCAAGAGAAGCTGCCAAAGATGGCTTCTCTGCAACCATTAATGCAgtcttcatatttattatattctaaatGTTATCCACTTTACATATCTTGTAAAAACCTTTTACAGAACTTTCTCCCTTCAACCTTAAAaatcttaatatttatttacaaatgaattataaatttcatcatTCGACATTCTAACAatcatttctataaatttaaacaggattctaataaataaattaatttgttttaatatcaCCTCTTTCAATCTTCCAttagtttataataataatgaataataataaattaacattCGAAAAGTCTCATGTTCAGAAAGTTTAAACCTTTGTGTCACAGACTAAAGTAATTAAATCTCCATGTTATTAGTGATAACCATAGTACACATTTAACGTTAACTACTGTGTTTACTTACAGCCGCCATCACAGAGGTCTCTGATACTGAATAACAGCGCCTCTAGTAGAATATTCAAACACTAATGTTTGTGTGGTATGTGCGCGCGGACGTGTTATGTCGCGaacgtgtttgtgtgtgtatatcgcAAATGCTGTTATGTGCActttataatcgtataataaagaaaaaaacaacagcatttttttaactaaacacggtttttaattatttctttttttttggaatttatgaatttttatcgagCATTTGAACAGTTCAAGTAAAACTTTTGAACTAGGTAGTGCTTTGATCATTGTGAATTTTGATTATGTgccgaaaataaaaattccttttttgatgactatatttacaaatatactATTGTGTTCCagattaaatattgttttatgcGCTATTTAATGTATctgtgttataaaaaaaaatggaaaacagagtgttacataaattataatattttcttatttacatatgaaataacttaatacgtaatataacttgatttatgtatttttgtaCATACTCGTTCGTATATGAAGtaaggatttaaaaaatataaaataaaacatagtTATCATATTAACCAAAGATGTGGCAACGCtcgaaaattgtttataataaatttatggcAAGACAAAGAAAGGTTATCTTACTTAACCAAAAACAAGTAAGGTTTACTTCAAAAACTACTGACTCTACAATTACGAATTTAGATGATTGTCCTCCAAAAGAAGCACAAGTGGTTATATGTGGTGGTGGTGTTATGGGAGGTGCAGTTGCTTATCATTTATCCTTAATGGGATTAGGATCTGAAACTGTTCTTGTAGAAAGTGGCAGGTGCATATAatgtttcatttgaaattaaatatcaaaaatattattgcatGCATTACCTTTTTttgcaattaaataaatatactttcattttagtattttaatttttgttatatcttaaAGATTGGGAGGTGGTACTACATGGCATGCATCTGGTCTAGTTGGTGCTTTTAAACCAAGTTTAGCACAGGTAAAATTAGCACAAGATAGCATAGCATTATACAAACATTTAGAAGGAAAAGGTCTTTCTACTGGTTGGAAACAATGTGGTAGTCTTTCTTTAGCACGTACAAGAGACCGTATGACAGCATTTCGACGAATGAAAGCTCAATCTGTGTAAGAAtctagtatataatataatgattacCTTTATGTGCAATATTCTAACTTATTTCACAGATCACGAAATATCGAATGTTACTTAGTTTCACCAGAAGAAGCCAAACAATTGTGTCCATTATTACGCGTAGATGATCTCATTGGTGGATTATGGATTCCTGGGGATGGAGTAGGAGATCCATATCAAATATGTTTATCACTGATTAAAGAAGCCAAAAACAAAGGTGTTGATTTTTTCtgcaaattataataaacattttataggATCTGCTTATAAAATATCTCCTTATTTATTAGGTGTTAGAGTTTATGAAAACTGTAAAGTCACTAAGATTATTAATCAAGAAAATCGTGTACAAGCTGTTGAAACCACGCATGGCACAATAAAATGTGAACATTTTGTAAATTGTGCTGGGTTTTGGGCACGTAATGTAGGAAAACTAAGTGAACCATATGTAAAGGTTGTATTACCTGgtttttacttatattataattaaaattcagtgcgtttttgcatataaatattaccAAAATATTA encodes:
- the LOC127071739 gene encoding p21-activated protein kinase-interacting protein 1-like, whose product is MQLDLNTSDPFEIVVGTYEQYLVGYKVSNIVNEYKLEKSFVTHSHLASIRSVASNKYYLASAGADDSIYLYDLRNRIESGRLMHHNDTVNHITFTPEASHLFSCSNDGTIAAIGCGNWQIEKHWQKPHKGLSVHTIAIHPTGKLALSTGADGILRTWNLVKGRQAYATNLVPRLKLDAKNITVLKWSPNGEKYLLAVNQKIDIYSVELAGIDDEVQFDSKIVCVEFLRDDLIAVGLENGQIKFYDLDRSVHTLNTLAHDIRIKCMAHKDDLLVTASSSGEIKLWRFTRHKIDMLQSINCGARITCLTLAMPYKNTVHKKEILSKVEQKVKSKSMFRLQQEVIVEENCDDDWEVTSVDNSDIKPIAKSKSNSRRAEWIEEDNPPGKKVKLNTDKRCNKNNMWNKRSIESVEKDTSPSPKKKSLIEDRDNNNKKKKNLHIKKRKKNDIVQDITQMTSKKIKKTIKKNTESGNKIQKKRKIELVKVEENNNKFNKKMKTIEEGHFIISNKKKKTT
- the LOC127071730 gene encoding DNA topoisomerase 3-beta-1, which encodes MKTALMVAEKPSLAASLANILSNGRCASTKTLNGSCSIYEWIGQFRSETVNFKMTSVCGHVMTLDFIGKYNNWDKVDPVELFSCPTEKKEAAPKLKIPYFLAKEGAHCDYLILWLDCDKEGENICFEVIHAVQQGSSRKLTPNDIWRARFSAITEKDIKNAFANLVKPNENEAKSVDARQELDLRIGCAFTRFQTKFFQGKYGDLDVSLISYGPCQTPTLGFCVQRHDEIQTFKPDPYWVLQLTIKSPDGQDITLTWNRVRSFDKEVAIMFLNYVKEYMHATVVSVQSTEKTKPRPIALNTIELMRIASSGLGMGPHHAMQIAERLYTQGYISYPRTETTSYPDNFDLMAVLKQQQNNPEWGEQVQKILERGINTPRKGTDVGDHPPITPMKHATRNELDGDAWRLYDYITRHFIATVARDCKYLSTVIKFEIGMEIFTATGRTLLDPGYTSILTWQSLGTNDTLPKISFGEKVDIQEAKLVECYTQPPDYLTEAELISLMEKHGIGTDASIPVHINNICMRNYVTIAAGRKLVPTSLGIVLVHGYQKIDPELVLPTMRSAVEEQLNLIAQGRADFHAVLQHTVEIFRQKFHYFVESIEAIDQLFEVSFSPLSASGKAHSRCGKCRRYMKYIQTKPSRMHCAHCNETYNLPQNGNIRIYKELKCPLDDFELLSWSTGARGKSYTFCPYCYNNPPFRDMKKGMSGCNLCTHPTCPHGLNSNGVSSCLECDTGILVLDPSAAPKWKVGCNRCDVIIHLFENAHKITVDSDVCDCGAQLINVEYKQDKSKLPDEATETSGCIFCTPAFRALVEKHRAVASKPVATRGRGHAKGRSRGKPRPPKDKMAQLAAYFV